In the Juglans microcarpa x Juglans regia isolate MS1-56 chromosome 6D, Jm3101_v1.0, whole genome shotgun sequence genome, one interval contains:
- the LOC121236001 gene encoding microtubule-associated protein TORTIFOLIA1-like isoform X2, protein MSSQDPKSSSKPFKSPNLSQPSRSSSLSSHLAMVELKQKILTSLSKLSDRDTHQIAMDDLQSTIHSLSPDALPMLLNSLYDAVSSDPKPSARKDSLRLLALTCSSHPDAASAHLTKIIAHVVKRLKDNDSAVRDACRDAIGSLSALYLKNAGVNGNDSVVGLFVRPLFEAMGEQNKGVQSGAAMCVAKMVECASEPPPISAFQKLCPRICRLLNNPNFLSKASLLSVVVSLSQVGAIAPQSLENLLQSIHECLGSTDWATRKAAAEALSALALHSSDLVSDKAASTLTALESCRFDKIKPVRDSMVEALQLWKKISGKGGDGSPDGKTPSRGGETPELDSVSKAKGGSISERAVVILKKKAPALTDKDLNLEFFQKLETRGSGDLPVEVVVPRRYVSSSNANNEEEPDPNDTKLRGRSNRIENTQSDDFHGSFNSKFRNIERVTASAYSKQRGHDDIARDKWPEERVNGKEPRMRAFDGDDRIDTNQRESSGNRVGFSKTDAQSEGSFINNKGSWLAIQRQLLQLERQQAHLMNMLQGFMGGSHDSMVTLENRVRGLERVVEDMAQDLSIFSGRRGGNFAMGFEGSSNRPLGKYSAFPEYSSAKFGRGGDGRIPFGERIPQSDGMTLSMRGRGPPWRSDMSEAWDFPASSASRNGQIGSRRALGGSSMDGRSPKSEHESDQGGSRRAWDKGTGPVRLGEGPSARSVWQASKDEATLEAIRVAGEDSGTSQMARVAIPEMTAEALGDDSVGHDRDPVWTSWSNAMDALQVGDVDSAYADVLSTGDSYLLVKLMDRSGPVLDQLSNEVTAEILLAVAQFLLEQNLFDFCLSWIHQLVEMVLENGSHVLSIPMEVKKELVMNLNEASSTMDPPEDWEGATPDQLLLQLASAWGVNLQQHEK, encoded by the exons ATGAGTTCCCAAGATCCCAAGTCCTCTTCAAAGCCCTTCAAATCCCCCAATCTGTCCCAGCCCTCGAGATCTTCCTCCCTCTCTTCCCACCTGGCCATGGTGGAGCTTAAGCAGAAGATACTTACCTCTCTTTCCAAGCTCTCCGACCGTGACACCCATCAAATTGCCATGGACGACCTCCAGTCCACCATCCATTCCCTCTCACCCGACGCTCTCCCTATGCTCCTTAACTCTCTCTACGACGCCGTTTCCTCCGACCCCAAGCCCTCCGCCCGCAAGGACTCCCTCCGCCTACTCGCCCTCACCTGCTCCTCCCACCCCGACGCTGCCTCCGCCCACCTCACCAAGATCATCGCCCACGTCGTAAAGCGCCTCAAGGACAACGACTCCGCCGTCCGGGACGCCTGCCGCGACGCCATTGGCTCCCTCTCGGCCCTCTACCTCAAGAACGCTGGTGTTAACGGCAACGACAGCGTGGTGGGCCTCTTCGTCAGGCCCTTGTTCGAGGCCATGGGGGAGCAGAACAAAGGGGTCCAATCCGGTGCAGCCATGTGCGTGGCCAAGATGGTGGAGTGCGCTTCCGAGCCACCCCCCATCTCCGCGTTCCAGAAGCTTTGCCCCAGGATCTGCCGCTTGCTTAACAATCCCAATTTCTTGTCCAAGGCCTCGCTCTTGTCCGTCGTCGTCAGCCTGTCTCAG GTGGGAGCAATTGCACCTCAAAGCTTGGAGAATTTGCTCCAAAGTATTCACGAATGCCTTGGTAGTACAGATTGGGCAACACGTAAGGCAGCGGCTGAAGCGTTGAGTGCATTGGCATTGCATTCAAGTGATTTGGTTTCGGATAAAGCTGCTTCTACCTTGACGGCACTTGAGTCTTGCCGTTTTGACAAG ATAAAACCTGTTAGAGATAGCATGGTAGAGGCATTGCAATTATGGAAAAAGATTTCTGGCAAAGGAGGAGATGGATCTCCAGATGGCAAGACACCCTCTCGTG GTGGTGAAACTCCTGAACTAG ATTCTGTTTCTAAAGCCAAAGGTGGTAGCATTTCAGAAAGAGCAGTTGTaatattgaagaagaaagcACCTGCCCTTACTGACAAAGACCTAAACCTAGAATTCTTCCAGAAACTTGAAACAAGGGGTTCTGGTGATTTGCCAGTGGAAGTAGTTGTTCCTCGTAGATATGTCAGTTCTTCGAATGCAAACAATGAGGAAGAACCAGATCCAAATGATACCAAATTAAGGGGAAGATCAAATCGCATTGAAAATACCCAATCTGATGATTTTCATGGATCTTTCAACAGCAAATTCCGTAATATAGAGAGAGTAACTGCTTCTGCATATTCCAAACAACGAGGTCATGATGACATTGCACGTGATAAGTGGCCTGAAGAGAGGGTAAATGGAAAAGAGCCTAGAATGAGAGCATTTGATGGTGATGACAGGATTGATACTAATCAGAGGGAGTCATCTGGCAATCGTGTGGGTTTCTCCAAGACTGATGCTCAATCTGAAGGATCCTTCATCAATAACAAAGGAAGTTGGTTGGCAATCCAGAGGCAGCTATTGCAGCTGGAGAGACAACAAGCTCATCTGATGAACATGCTTCAG GGTTTCATGGGTGGCTCTCATGATAGCATGGTAACTTTAGAGAATAGAGTAAGGGGTCTTGAGCGAGTTGTTGAAGACATGGCACAAGACTTGTCAATATTCTCTGGTAGAAGAGGTGGTAATTTTGCAATGGGATTTGAGGGATCTTCTAATAGGCCTCTGGGAAAGTATAGTGCTTTCCCTGAGTATTCTAGTGCCAAATTTGGAAGGGGTGGTGATGGGCGAATTCCATTTGGAGAAAGAATTCCCCAGTCTGATGGAATGACTTTGAGCATGAGAGGAAGGGGCCCTCCTTGGAGATCTGACATGTCTGAGGCCTGGGATTTTCCTGCATCCAGTGCTTCCAGAAATGGGCAGATTGGCTCAAGGAGAGCTCTTGGTGGCAGTAGTATGGATGGTAGGTCACCAAAATCGGAACATGAGAGTGATCAGGGTGGTAGCAGGAGAGCTTGGGACAAAGGAACTGGACCCGTTAGGCTTGGTGAGGGGCCTTCTGCAAGAAGTGTTTGGCAGGCCTCAAAGGATGAAGCTACACTGGAAGCGATTCGGGTAGCTGGGGAGGACAGTGGAACTTCTCAGATGGCAAGAGTAGCTATCCCTGAAATGACTGCAGAAGCTTTGGGGGATGATAGTGTTGGCCACGACCGGGATCCAGTGTGGACTTCTTGGAGTAACGCAATGGATGCCCTTCAAGTGGGTGATGTGGATTCTGCCTATGCTGATGTTTTGTCTACAGGGGATTCTTACTTGCTTGTAAAGCTAATGGACAGATCAGGTCCTGTGCTTGACCAACTCTCGAACGAAGTAACAGCTGAGATCTTGCTTGCTGTTGCACAATTTTTACTGGAGCAGAACCTTTTTGACTTCTGTTTGTCTTGGATTCATCAG TTGGTGGAAATGGTACTGGAAAATGGATCCCATGTTTTGAGTATTCCCATGGAAGTGAAGAAGGAGCTTGTGATGAATTTAAATGAAGCTTCTTCAACAATGGATCCACCTGAGGACTGGGAAGGTGCAACGCCTGACCAACTCTTGTTGCAGTTGGCATCAGCCTGGGGAGTTAATCTGCAGCAGCATGAGAAGTAG
- the LOC121236001 gene encoding microtubule-associated protein TORTIFOLIA1-like isoform X1, giving the protein MSSQDPKSSSKPFKSPNLSQPSRSSSLSSHLAMVELKQKILTSLSKLSDRDTHQIAMDDLQSTIHSLSPDALPMLLNSLYDAVSSDPKPSARKDSLRLLALTCSSHPDAASAHLTKIIAHVVKRLKDNDSAVRDACRDAIGSLSALYLKNAGVNGNDSVVGLFVRPLFEAMGEQNKGVQSGAAMCVAKMVECASEPPPISAFQKLCPRICRLLNNPNFLSKASLLSVVVSLSQVGAIAPQSLENLLQSIHECLGSTDWATRKAAAEALSALALHSSDLVSDKAASTLTALESCRFDKIKPVRDSMVEALQLWKKISGKGGDGSPDGKTPSRGGETPELGKLSDKNGPQNLNPSERGSEQPAKNLSNGSSPSSDSVSKAKGGSISERAVVILKKKAPALTDKDLNLEFFQKLETRGSGDLPVEVVVPRRYVSSSNANNEEEPDPNDTKLRGRSNRIENTQSDDFHGSFNSKFRNIERVTASAYSKQRGHDDIARDKWPEERVNGKEPRMRAFDGDDRIDTNQRESSGNRVGFSKTDAQSEGSFINNKGSWLAIQRQLLQLERQQAHLMNMLQGFMGGSHDSMVTLENRVRGLERVVEDMAQDLSIFSGRRGGNFAMGFEGSSNRPLGKYSAFPEYSSAKFGRGGDGRIPFGERIPQSDGMTLSMRGRGPPWRSDMSEAWDFPASSASRNGQIGSRRALGGSSMDGRSPKSEHESDQGGSRRAWDKGTGPVRLGEGPSARSVWQASKDEATLEAIRVAGEDSGTSQMARVAIPEMTAEALGDDSVGHDRDPVWTSWSNAMDALQVGDVDSAYADVLSTGDSYLLVKLMDRSGPVLDQLSNEVTAEILLAVAQFLLEQNLFDFCLSWIHQLVEMVLENGSHVLSIPMEVKKELVMNLNEASSTMDPPEDWEGATPDQLLLQLASAWGVNLQQHEK; this is encoded by the exons ATGAGTTCCCAAGATCCCAAGTCCTCTTCAAAGCCCTTCAAATCCCCCAATCTGTCCCAGCCCTCGAGATCTTCCTCCCTCTCTTCCCACCTGGCCATGGTGGAGCTTAAGCAGAAGATACTTACCTCTCTTTCCAAGCTCTCCGACCGTGACACCCATCAAATTGCCATGGACGACCTCCAGTCCACCATCCATTCCCTCTCACCCGACGCTCTCCCTATGCTCCTTAACTCTCTCTACGACGCCGTTTCCTCCGACCCCAAGCCCTCCGCCCGCAAGGACTCCCTCCGCCTACTCGCCCTCACCTGCTCCTCCCACCCCGACGCTGCCTCCGCCCACCTCACCAAGATCATCGCCCACGTCGTAAAGCGCCTCAAGGACAACGACTCCGCCGTCCGGGACGCCTGCCGCGACGCCATTGGCTCCCTCTCGGCCCTCTACCTCAAGAACGCTGGTGTTAACGGCAACGACAGCGTGGTGGGCCTCTTCGTCAGGCCCTTGTTCGAGGCCATGGGGGAGCAGAACAAAGGGGTCCAATCCGGTGCAGCCATGTGCGTGGCCAAGATGGTGGAGTGCGCTTCCGAGCCACCCCCCATCTCCGCGTTCCAGAAGCTTTGCCCCAGGATCTGCCGCTTGCTTAACAATCCCAATTTCTTGTCCAAGGCCTCGCTCTTGTCCGTCGTCGTCAGCCTGTCTCAG GTGGGAGCAATTGCACCTCAAAGCTTGGAGAATTTGCTCCAAAGTATTCACGAATGCCTTGGTAGTACAGATTGGGCAACACGTAAGGCAGCGGCTGAAGCGTTGAGTGCATTGGCATTGCATTCAAGTGATTTGGTTTCGGATAAAGCTGCTTCTACCTTGACGGCACTTGAGTCTTGCCGTTTTGACAAG ATAAAACCTGTTAGAGATAGCATGGTAGAGGCATTGCAATTATGGAAAAAGATTTCTGGCAAAGGAGGAGATGGATCTCCAGATGGCAAGACACCCTCTCGTG GTGGTGAAACTCCTGAACTAGGTAAATTGTCTGACAAAAATGGTCCACAAAATCTAAATCCCAGTGAAAGGGGATCAGAGCAACCAGCTAAGAATTTATCTAATGGTTCTTCCCCTTCTTCAGATTCTGTTTCTAAAGCCAAAGGTGGTAGCATTTCAGAAAGAGCAGTTGTaatattgaagaagaaagcACCTGCCCTTACTGACAAAGACCTAAACCTAGAATTCTTCCAGAAACTTGAAACAAGGGGTTCTGGTGATTTGCCAGTGGAAGTAGTTGTTCCTCGTAGATATGTCAGTTCTTCGAATGCAAACAATGAGGAAGAACCAGATCCAAATGATACCAAATTAAGGGGAAGATCAAATCGCATTGAAAATACCCAATCTGATGATTTTCATGGATCTTTCAACAGCAAATTCCGTAATATAGAGAGAGTAACTGCTTCTGCATATTCCAAACAACGAGGTCATGATGACATTGCACGTGATAAGTGGCCTGAAGAGAGGGTAAATGGAAAAGAGCCTAGAATGAGAGCATTTGATGGTGATGACAGGATTGATACTAATCAGAGGGAGTCATCTGGCAATCGTGTGGGTTTCTCCAAGACTGATGCTCAATCTGAAGGATCCTTCATCAATAACAAAGGAAGTTGGTTGGCAATCCAGAGGCAGCTATTGCAGCTGGAGAGACAACAAGCTCATCTGATGAACATGCTTCAG GGTTTCATGGGTGGCTCTCATGATAGCATGGTAACTTTAGAGAATAGAGTAAGGGGTCTTGAGCGAGTTGTTGAAGACATGGCACAAGACTTGTCAATATTCTCTGGTAGAAGAGGTGGTAATTTTGCAATGGGATTTGAGGGATCTTCTAATAGGCCTCTGGGAAAGTATAGTGCTTTCCCTGAGTATTCTAGTGCCAAATTTGGAAGGGGTGGTGATGGGCGAATTCCATTTGGAGAAAGAATTCCCCAGTCTGATGGAATGACTTTGAGCATGAGAGGAAGGGGCCCTCCTTGGAGATCTGACATGTCTGAGGCCTGGGATTTTCCTGCATCCAGTGCTTCCAGAAATGGGCAGATTGGCTCAAGGAGAGCTCTTGGTGGCAGTAGTATGGATGGTAGGTCACCAAAATCGGAACATGAGAGTGATCAGGGTGGTAGCAGGAGAGCTTGGGACAAAGGAACTGGACCCGTTAGGCTTGGTGAGGGGCCTTCTGCAAGAAGTGTTTGGCAGGCCTCAAAGGATGAAGCTACACTGGAAGCGATTCGGGTAGCTGGGGAGGACAGTGGAACTTCTCAGATGGCAAGAGTAGCTATCCCTGAAATGACTGCAGAAGCTTTGGGGGATGATAGTGTTGGCCACGACCGGGATCCAGTGTGGACTTCTTGGAGTAACGCAATGGATGCCCTTCAAGTGGGTGATGTGGATTCTGCCTATGCTGATGTTTTGTCTACAGGGGATTCTTACTTGCTTGTAAAGCTAATGGACAGATCAGGTCCTGTGCTTGACCAACTCTCGAACGAAGTAACAGCTGAGATCTTGCTTGCTGTTGCACAATTTTTACTGGAGCAGAACCTTTTTGACTTCTGTTTGTCTTGGATTCATCAG TTGGTGGAAATGGTACTGGAAAATGGATCCCATGTTTTGAGTATTCCCATGGAAGTGAAGAAGGAGCTTGTGATGAATTTAAATGAAGCTTCTTCAACAATGGATCCACCTGAGGACTGGGAAGGTGCAACGCCTGACCAACTCTTGTTGCAGTTGGCATCAGCCTGGGGAGTTAATCTGCAGCAGCATGAGAAGTAG